DNA from Lactobacillus sp. ESL0791:
TATTTAAGCACCTGTCAAATCGCCATCAATAATTTTACACTGCTGGGCATGCCTTCATACGCAGATAAGATGCGCAACTTTTTTAACGGTTATCTAGAAAGTCTAAGAAGTTAAAAGTTAAATAAACATTAGCTTTTAATTAACAGGTCTGTTTTTTGGTGCTAAAATGCGCATATAACTAATTTACTAGAAAGGACGAAAAATGCAAAAAAATAAATTTATCTTAGGCTTAGCAGCTGCACTTGTACTGACTACTTCAAGTATGTTGTTACCAAGCAATAATGCCCAAGCTGCGCAAAAAGAAACTATTCATGTCAACTACTCTTCCATTTATGACAGCAAAGGACAGTTTTTAAAATCATATCCAGGTGTAGAAAGTACTACTGATGTAAAGAATGCGACTTTCACAACTAATGGCAAAATCAAAAAAATTAATCATAAATTTTGCTATAGCATCGGTAAAGGCGGCTACCTGCCAATCTCTGACGTCGTAAGTCTTAACAACCTTGGAACTTTAAATCTTTCAAAAAACACCAGAGTCTACAACAAATATGGCAAAAAGCTAACATATTTTGCTGGACAAAGTGCTAGTTTAAAGAAAGGCATGCCCGTTAATTATGCTGGCAAAGTTAAGCCGCTGAAAAATGCTGACGGCAAGAAATACTTTTTATTAAACAAGGATTATACTTTTAGCTACCTGCCTTACCGTAAGATTCAAGGACAATACTATTATTCTCTAGGTCACGGCGGTTACATTAAAGCAAGCAATGTTGGCATGATTGATCAATTACAGGTATGCGTTCATAGCGTTACTGCTCGAGCTGATAAAAATCAATCAGTGTTTGATGATCACGGCAAAATAACTAAAGAAGTATTAAAATCAGGACAAAAAATTACACTTGACCGTTATGCTGACACACCTGAACTATTGGGTCACAGTGAAGATGGCGATGATGATAGTTGTTTTTACCGGATTCGCGGCACCAACAAATTCGTTATTTTAGAAACTGACGAAGTAAGTGGTAATTTGTTGCCATTCACTCGCTTCATGCATGTCAGAGCTACCCAGGATGCTAATGAATATGACAATTTAGGCCGTATTTTTGTTCGTCACTTTAACGAAGTAGTTAAACAAGGCACCACAAACAATAGCAATCCTAGTGCTACTGTGACTGCTGGCAGTGCTACACAAGCCCAAACTGTCGCCAAAACCGAGACACCACAAATCAAACAGGGGGAAGACGTTGCTGTCACAAGAGAATTATATCTTTGGGTTCCTGCCGAGCAAAAAGCCGAATTATTTTACGAGTTACGCGATAATGATTACGCCAGTGACATTACACGTTTATTCATTAAAGCCAGCGACTTTAAATACAACAATTTTGGTCCCCAATTAAAGCCAGAAAACACTGTTGCAAGTGCTAAAGAAGCAAATAATGGTTTAGCAAGCACTAGTGATAAAAAGAGTTTGGGCGATTTAATCGCGCAAGCGCCGACGATTGAAGCCAGTGACAAATATCGTTTAAGCAATGAACGTTCAAGTTATGACTATTATTTAAAGCAGGCAAAACAAGTTTATGATTCCGATATTGCTACCCCAGAAGATGTTAGCCAAGCTTTAACTGGCCTGCAAGACGCACAAAATAAACTGAATGGTGCTAAAGTTGTTGTGCAGGATCTGCAACACATTACTGCGCAAGAAGCCGACAAAATTGTTACTTTAGTTTACACTTCTATTCAAGGCAAATATATTGGCAAGATACCTCAAGTTACCTTTAACCAAGACAGAACGGAGTTAGATTTAATTGACAATGGAGTTAAGCAGAAATTAAACATTACTGATTACGCCGAACAAGCAAAATAATACAAATAAAATTAAGTTAAGGACTGATTTTCAAGATTCAATTGAGGATTGGTCCTTTTTATTATTTAGTGACTGATTTTAGCAACTTTAAATATTCCTGATCCATTCCTGATAACTGATAATTTTCTTTTTGCAGCCAGCCAATTTCAAAAGTGTCTTCTGTTTTTTGCAACGGAATTGCTTGTAAATGAGCATAATATTCAACCTGATCGTAGGCATTAGTCATAATACCAACGGAATAAGCATTTGTTTGCATTAGAATTTCATGTAACGTACTGCGATCATTCACAACAGTCAATTTAGCATACTCAGAAATATCATGTTCTAAAAATTCAGTAGAAAAATCGACTAAGCTATCTTCATACATCACTAGAGGATATTTTTGCATTTCTGGCAAACTGATTGACTTTAAATTTTGGGCAAAAATTGGATTATTGGCACTAACGGTTGCCTGCAAAGAACAATTAGTCAAGAAATGGTATGTTAGCCCTTTTAATTTAAATAAGCTAAGTAATTG
Protein-coding regions in this window:
- a CDS encoding SLAP domain-containing protein; this translates as MQKNKFILGLAAALVLTTSSMLLPSNNAQAAQKETIHVNYSSIYDSKGQFLKSYPGVESTTDVKNATFTTNGKIKKINHKFCYSIGKGGYLPISDVVSLNNLGTLNLSKNTRVYNKYGKKLTYFAGQSASLKKGMPVNYAGKVKPLKNADGKKYFLLNKDYTFSYLPYRKIQGQYYYSLGHGGYIKASNVGMIDQLQVCVHSVTARADKNQSVFDDHGKITKEVLKSGQKITLDRYADTPELLGHSEDGDDDSCFYRIRGTNKFVILETDEVSGNLLPFTRFMHVRATQDANEYDNLGRIFVRHFNEVVKQGTTNNSNPSATVTAGSATQAQTVAKTETPQIKQGEDVAVTRELYLWVPAEQKAELFYELRDNDYASDITRLFIKASDFKYNNFGPQLKPENTVASAKEANNGLASTSDKKSLGDLIAQAPTIEASDKYRLSNERSSYDYYLKQAKQVYDSDIATPEDVSQALTGLQDAQNKLNGAKVVVQDLQHITAQEADKIVTLVYTSIQGKYIGKIPQVTFNQDRTELDLIDNGVKQKLNITDYAEQAK
- a CDS encoding LysR family transcriptional regulator, with amino-acid sequence MKITQLQQVVAIARYGSFNKAAEHLYVSQSNLSQAIKELEGETNHKIFVRTGKGVELTTFGSEFLEHAKATCDQFQLTTEFYQNFSVMGPKKLKIASQYLRFTNLVFIQLLKRYQTEATKFYFLECSSSEIVQKVVDNNVDLGLLVLAKNQRKQLLSLFKLKGLTYHFLTNCSLQATVSANNPIFAQNLKSISLPEMQKYPLVMYEDSLVDFSTEFLEHDISEYAKLTVVNDRSTLHEILMQTNAYSVGIMTNAYDQVEYYAHLQAIPLQKTEDTFEIGWLQKENYQLSGMDQEYLKLLKSVTK